One stretch of Alcaligenes aquatilis DNA includes these proteins:
- the benC gene encoding benzoate 1,2-dioxygenase electron transfer component BenC gives MNSYRIALNFEDGVTRFVDCGEHEKVLDAAYRHQINLPMDCSDGVCGTCKCQAESGQYEQGDDYIEDALTPEEADKGLVLTCQMIPKSDCVIAVPISSGVCKTAVVKWQGQVSECRQYEDAAYELKIDAADDALPFLPGQYANITVPGGQTHRSYSFSSAPGQSRLSFLIKQVPGGLMSSWLAAKPLGQQVEMTGPLGSFYLRQVTRPLLFLAGGTGLAPFLSMLEVLVRQGCTQPVHLVYGVTRDQDLVMLAELDSYTQRLPGFSYLTCVVDPESRHERKGYVTQHLDLAHWYEGQVDVYLCGPPPMVDAVSQFIDAQAHAPANFYYEKFITSQ, from the coding sequence GTGAACAGCTATCGTATTGCGCTTAATTTTGAGGACGGCGTCACCCGTTTCGTGGACTGTGGTGAACACGAAAAAGTGCTGGATGCCGCGTATCGCCACCAGATCAATCTGCCTATGGATTGCTCGGACGGGGTGTGCGGCACCTGTAAATGTCAGGCCGAAAGTGGTCAGTATGAGCAGGGCGATGACTATATCGAGGATGCCCTGACGCCAGAGGAAGCGGACAAAGGTTTGGTTCTGACTTGCCAGATGATTCCCAAGTCGGATTGCGTGATTGCCGTGCCGATTTCATCGGGTGTGTGCAAGACCGCCGTGGTCAAGTGGCAGGGGCAGGTATCGGAATGCCGTCAGTATGAGGATGCGGCTTACGAACTGAAGATTGATGCGGCTGATGACGCCTTGCCTTTCCTGCCTGGGCAGTACGCGAATATCACGGTGCCCGGCGGGCAGACGCATCGCTCTTACTCCTTCAGTTCGGCACCGGGCCAGTCGCGCTTGAGCTTCTTGATCAAGCAGGTTCCGGGCGGCCTGATGAGCTCCTGGCTGGCGGCGAAGCCGCTAGGCCAGCAGGTGGAAATGACCGGGCCTTTGGGCAGTTTTTATCTGCGTCAGGTAACGCGCCCCTTGTTGTTCCTGGCCGGTGGCACAGGCTTGGCTCCGTTCTTGTCCATGTTGGAAGTCCTGGTCCGGCAAGGCTGTACGCAGCCTGTGCATCTGGTCTATGGCGTCACGCGTGATCAGGATCTGGTGATGCTGGCTGAGCTGGATTCCTATACCCAGCGCTTGCCCGGATTCAGCTACCTCACCTGCGTGGTGGACCCAGAATCCCGCCACGAACGCAAAGGCTACGTGACTCAGCATCTGGATCTGGCGCATTGGTATGAAGGACAGGTGGATGTGTACCTGTGCGGGCCGCCACCCATGGTGGATGCCGTCAGCCAGTTCATTGATGCCCAAGCTCATGCTCCCGCGAATTTCTACTACGAAAAATTCATCACCAGCCAATAA
- a CDS encoding cell envelope protein SmpA — protein sequence MFKWLAVVMLSVFMVGCAARVDYNRKSIDLAIGMNKSEVRAVMGEPRRTDVNEDRERWIFWNPAIIGFTPIDNETLAQDRLVVTFVEGKVTRWGNQTYIDDAAEISRKTMENSMTLIKETQKTAQ from the coding sequence ATGTTCAAGTGGCTAGCCGTGGTGATGCTATCTGTCTTTATGGTTGGATGCGCTGCGCGTGTTGATTACAACCGGAAGTCGATAGATTTAGCCATTGGGATGAATAAATCGGAAGTGCGAGCCGTAATGGGCGAGCCACGTCGCACAGATGTAAATGAGGATCGCGAGCGCTGGATTTTCTGGAACCCGGCGATTATCGGCTTTACGCCTATTGATAATGAAACTCTTGCGCAAGACCGTTTAGTGGTGACTTTCGTAGAGGGGAAAGTGACTCGTTGGGGTAATCAGACCTATATAGACGATGCCGCTGAGATTAGTCGGAAGACGATGGAAAACTCCATGACTCTGATTAAAGAGACACAAAAAACAGCACAATAA
- a CDS encoding PaaI family thioesterase: protein MDDIKAFALKIFQSQAFSQFIGAELVTCSKDSAELALAVQDHHKQQHGFVHGGAISYLADNAITFAGGLALGGNALTVEFKINYIRPAIGTRLVAKAQARSAGKRMAICQCEVYAIDGESQKLCALAQGTVVPAT from the coding sequence ATGGACGATATAAAAGCATTTGCTTTAAAAATATTTCAATCACAAGCCTTCAGCCAATTCATCGGCGCTGAGCTGGTGACATGCTCTAAGGACAGCGCCGAACTGGCACTCGCTGTTCAGGATCATCACAAACAGCAACATGGATTTGTTCATGGTGGCGCAATCAGTTACCTGGCGGACAATGCCATCACTTTTGCTGGGGGGCTTGCACTGGGCGGAAACGCGTTAACCGTAGAATTTAAAATCAATTACATCCGGCCAGCGATTGGCACTCGTTTGGTCGCCAAAGCGCAAGCACGTAGTGCAGGAAAGCGCATGGCAATTTGTCAATGCGAGGTTTACGCTATTGATGGCGAGTCCCAAAAACTATGCGCTCTGGCCCAGGGAACAGTGGTTCCGGCCACGTAA
- a CDS encoding LysR family transcriptional regulator, with translation MDLKQIRYFVAVAQARNFTRAAEQLHIAQPALSRQIQLLEQELNVLLLSRESRPLQLTEAGRIFYEQSLQLLNRVEVMKAATTEVGLNQRPQLSIGFVASTLYGGLPILIQKFRHAYPDIRFHFLELTSSQQIAALRAGRIDIAFGRVRIHDSAVCRTVLREERLVLAIPPKIDLAKDRGPVSLQVIADHAFIVYPKSPRPSFADHVLNILHDNAVFPSEVHEVKELQTAMGLVAGGVGLCLIPSAAQIRSDLVYRLIDDEKVTSPIIFSHRKNDNSWYIAQMHAFIEEMYAEKPPWLIPGHSALSNGPA, from the coding sequence ATGGACTTGAAACAAATCCGCTATTTTGTTGCGGTCGCCCAAGCGCGCAATTTCACGCGTGCTGCCGAACAGTTACACATCGCCCAACCTGCACTCAGCAGGCAGATCCAGTTGCTCGAACAGGAGCTCAATGTGCTGCTGCTATCACGTGAGAGCCGCCCCCTGCAACTGACCGAGGCAGGCCGCATCTTTTACGAACAATCACTGCAATTGCTCAATCGTGTAGAAGTGATGAAGGCGGCAACCACCGAAGTCGGTCTAAACCAGCGTCCGCAATTGTCGATTGGCTTTGTCGCTTCCACTTTATATGGTGGCCTGCCTATCCTGATTCAGAAGTTTCGCCACGCCTATCCGGATATCCGCTTTCACTTTCTGGAGCTGACCTCCAGCCAGCAAATTGCCGCCTTGCGCGCCGGACGGATTGATATCGCTTTTGGGCGTGTGCGCATCCATGACAGCGCGGTCTGTCGCACCGTTCTGCGTGAAGAACGCCTGGTGCTGGCGATCCCGCCCAAGATTGACTTGGCCAAGGACCGGGGGCCAGTGTCCTTGCAAGTCATCGCTGATCACGCCTTTATTGTGTATCCCAAATCCCCACGCCCCAGCTTTGCCGATCATGTACTGAACATTCTGCACGACAACGCCGTTTTCCCCTCCGAAGTACACGAGGTTAAGGAACTGCAAACGGCCATGGGACTGGTTGCAGGCGGTGTCGGCTTATGCCTGATTCCTTCCGCCGCCCAGATACGCAGCGATCTTGTGTACCGGCTGATTGACGATGAGAAAGTAACCTCGCCCATTATTTTCAGCCACAGAAAAAACGACAACTCCTGGTATATCGCCCAGATGCATGCGTTTATCGAAGAAATGTATGCAGAAAAGCCGCCCTGGCTAATTCCAGGGCACAGTGCTTTGAGCAATGGTCCTGCCTGA
- a CDS encoding Rieske 2Fe-2S domain-containing protein, whose product MSVLMDKTNDIRHLLDTALEENQETGVYRCRRDIFTNPDLFELEMKHIFEGNWVYLAHESQLPNVNDYFTTYIGRQPVFLTRGKDGGLNAFINACAHRGAMLCRRKHGNKGSFTCPFHGWTFNNAGKLLKVKDEKNTQYPEQFNTDGSHDLKHVARFENYRGFLFGSLNPDVVSLDEYLGETKVIIDQIVDQAPEGLEVLRGNSSYIYDGNWKLQMENGADGYHVSSVHWNYAATMGRRKEGGTQAVDANGWSKSLGGVYGFDYGHILLWTKTMNPTVRPVYEHREELKQRLGEERAEFIVNQTRNLCLYPNVYLMDQFSTQIRVTRPISVDKTEVTIYCFGPKGESAEQRAIRIRQYEDFFNVSGMGTADDLEEFRACQEGYAAMAAPWNDLSRGAPLWVQGPDENATAMGMKPLISGGRSEDEGLFVCQHEYWAKTMSQALNAESGEA is encoded by the coding sequence ATGTCAGTCCTTATGGATAAAACCAACGATATCAGGCACTTGCTTGATACTGCCCTGGAAGAAAACCAAGAAACAGGCGTGTATCGCTGCCGTCGTGACATCTTCACGAATCCGGATCTGTTCGAGCTGGAGATGAAGCATATTTTTGAAGGCAATTGGGTTTACCTAGCGCATGAAAGCCAGTTGCCCAATGTGAATGATTACTTCACTACCTATATTGGCCGCCAGCCCGTGTTTCTGACACGCGGCAAAGACGGCGGCTTGAATGCCTTTATCAATGCCTGTGCTCACCGGGGCGCCATGCTGTGCCGCCGCAAACATGGCAATAAAGGCAGCTTCACCTGTCCTTTTCATGGCTGGACCTTCAATAACGCGGGCAAGTTGCTCAAGGTCAAGGACGAGAAAAACACCCAGTATCCCGAGCAGTTCAATACCGATGGGTCGCATGACTTGAAGCATGTCGCGCGTTTTGAGAACTATCGTGGCTTTTTGTTTGGCAGCCTGAATCCGGATGTGGTGTCTCTGGACGAGTATCTGGGTGAAACCAAGGTCATCATCGACCAGATCGTGGACCAAGCCCCTGAAGGCCTGGAAGTGCTGCGCGGTAATTCTTCCTATATCTACGACGGCAACTGGAAGTTGCAGATGGAAAACGGGGCGGACGGCTATCACGTCAGTAGCGTGCACTGGAATTACGCCGCCACCATGGGGCGCCGCAAGGAGGGTGGGACGCAAGCGGTGGATGCGAATGGCTGGAGCAAAAGCCTGGGCGGTGTGTATGGCTTTGATTACGGCCATATCCTGCTGTGGACCAAGACCATGAATCCAACCGTGCGCCCGGTCTATGAGCACCGCGAAGAACTGAAACAGCGTCTGGGCGAGGAACGTGCCGAGTTCATCGTCAACCAGACCCGCAATCTGTGTCTGTACCCGAACGTGTATCTGATGGACCAGTTCTCTACCCAGATTCGGGTAACGCGTCCTATCAGCGTGGACAAGACAGAAGTCACGATTTACTGCTTTGGCCCTAAGGGTGAAAGTGCGGAGCAGCGTGCCATCCGTATCCGCCAATACGAAGACTTTTTTAATGTCTCCGGCATGGGGACGGCAGACGATCTGGAGGAATTCCGCGCCTGTCAGGAAGGCTATGCCGCAATGGCCGCTCCCTGGAATGACTTGAGCCGAGGTGCACCCTTGTGGGTGCAAGGCCCGGACGAGAACGCTACCGCCATGGGCATGAAGCCCTTGATCAGTGGCGGGCGAAGCGAAGATGAAGGCTTGTTTGTCTGCCAGCACGAGTACTGGGCCAAGACCATGAGCCAGGCACTGAACGCAGAAAGCGGGGAGGCCTAA
- a CDS encoding PEGA domain-containing protein produces the protein MNGVKTLFVLCFPLLLGACSSIAVTYYSDPEGATVVCNGSVYGETPLTIRYALSDDDKRLGVLYTDSCYAQWLSGYRVSYSNRVHLPRIPVFGYQMAKRPLGDGYAQDADYGLRVQTLRQLRAQQEENRRLMQDQLREQRKTNCLLEGKSKC, from the coding sequence ATGAATGGTGTCAAGACCTTGTTTGTTTTATGTTTTCCCCTGCTTCTTGGCGCTTGCTCCAGTATCGCCGTTACTTATTATAGCGACCCCGAAGGAGCCACTGTCGTTTGCAATGGCAGCGTCTATGGTGAGACCCCACTGACTATTCGCTATGCGCTTAGCGATGACGATAAGCGCCTAGGGGTTCTTTATACAGACTCTTGTTATGCGCAGTGGCTCAGTGGATACCGGGTCTCGTATAGCAATCGGGTGCACCTTCCCCGGATTCCGGTTTTTGGCTATCAAATGGCCAAACGTCCCCTGGGAGACGGTTATGCACAGGATGCGGATTATGGTTTGCGGGTGCAGACCTTGCGGCAACTGCGGGCGCAACAAGAAGAAAACCGTAGATTGATGCAAGACCAACTTCGGGAGCAGCGTAAAACCAATTGCCTGCTGGAGGGGAAATCAAAATGCTAG
- a CDS encoding 1,6-dihydroxycyclohexa-2,4-diene-1-carboxylate dehydrogenase: protein MTAPVRFHQKVAIVTGAAQGIGRRVAERLQAEGAWVLAVDRSELVRELADEAVLTLEVDLETVEGAQAAAQAALDKWGRIDILINNVGGTIWTRPYEHYTPPQIEAEIRRSLFPTLWSCHAVLPSMQKQGSGAIVNVSSIATRSINRVPYAAAKGGVNALTASLAFENAQRGIRVNAVSPGGTEAPPRRIPRNTQTQEDPQEAIWYQQIVDQTVASSLMKRYGNLDEQAASILFLASDEASYITGTVLPVGGGDQG from the coding sequence ATGACTGCGCCTGTGCGTTTTCATCAAAAAGTGGCCATTGTGACGGGCGCGGCCCAAGGCATTGGCCGTCGCGTTGCCGAGCGCTTGCAGGCCGAAGGGGCTTGGGTGTTGGCGGTAGACCGTTCGGAACTGGTGCGGGAACTGGCCGACGAGGCGGTCTTGACGCTGGAAGTGGATTTGGAAACCGTTGAGGGTGCGCAGGCCGCGGCCCAGGCGGCACTGGATAAGTGGGGGCGTATTGATATTTTGATCAATAACGTCGGCGGTACGATCTGGACGCGTCCTTACGAACACTACACGCCGCCGCAGATCGAAGCCGAGATTCGTCGTTCTCTGTTTCCAACCCTGTGGTCCTGTCATGCCGTGTTGCCCAGCATGCAGAAGCAGGGCAGCGGGGCCATTGTGAATGTGTCCTCGATTGCGACCCGCAGCATCAACCGCGTGCCTTATGCGGCGGCCAAAGGCGGCGTCAATGCCTTGACCGCCTCCTTGGCGTTTGAGAATGCCCAGCGCGGCATTCGGGTCAATGCCGTCTCACCCGGCGGAACCGAGGCACCGCCACGGCGCATTCCCCGCAATACCCAGACCCAAGAAGATCCCCAGGAAGCGATCTGGTATCAGCAGATTGTGGATCAAACCGTGGCCAGCAGTTTGATGAAGCGTTACGGCAACCTGGATGAACAGGCCGCCAGCATTTTGTTTTTGGCCTCGGACGAGGCGTCGTATATCACCGGCACTGTCTTGCCAGTAGGAGGCGGCGATCAGGGCTGA
- a CDS encoding amidohydrolase family protein — translation MNHASLFQSHELAQARILEPEHLLLPQGPVSGHAVLIEEGRFSDIGTVEEIASRHPGLPRLSLPGHLLMPGFVDAHHHVTQSYGKSLVYGEPSEIFRRVWVPLESTLNARHLYASSKLSALEALRGGFTTVCDAGTRSSEDLDAIVQATTDVGLRCVLGLICNDKHSAVLLDAEPIVARAQAHLQQWEHHALISPSLAISIPEAASDAMLHRIYSMSEEAGRVFQTHANEHLVAVERSLNAHGRRPIEHLAHIGALGSASLLAHATLVTPSEVRLLADLNAAVSYNPVASAWKGNAVAPAEAMRVQGIRLGMGTDGTRSDAFRMMDYGEAAQRFAFGMMVGDSSCGAGWTWLDMATRGGAEVVGLGTQTGQIRVGAQADFLVLDLQVPEMTPSWDLPWELVRIAARDQIRAVVVQGKLRLWQGQPVDWDPLPLLEEVRELARHAVAQSDIRKLHAPSTEHLARRAAQEKALA, via the coding sequence ATGAATCACGCTTCTTTATTCCAATCCCATGAGCTGGCTCAGGCCCGCATTCTGGAGCCTGAACATCTCTTGTTGCCGCAAGGCCCCGTCAGCGGACACGCTGTGCTGATTGAAGAAGGTCGCTTCAGCGATATTGGCACGGTGGAAGAAATTGCCTCCCGTCACCCCGGGCTGCCGCGCCTGAGCTTACCCGGCCATTTGCTGATGCCCGGCTTTGTGGATGCACACCATCACGTCACTCAGTCTTATGGGAAGTCGCTGGTATATGGCGAGCCTTCGGAGATTTTCCGCCGCGTCTGGGTGCCGCTGGAAAGCACTTTGAATGCCCGCCATCTGTATGCGTCCAGCAAGCTGTCTGCCCTGGAAGCCTTGCGGGGTGGATTCACCACGGTTTGTGATGCGGGCACTCGTTCATCCGAGGATCTGGACGCGATTGTGCAAGCCACCACTGACGTAGGCCTACGCTGCGTTCTGGGCCTGATCTGCAACGACAAACACAGCGCGGTACTTTTGGACGCCGAGCCTATTGTGGCTCGCGCCCAGGCCCACCTCCAGCAATGGGAGCACCATGCTTTGATCAGCCCTTCACTGGCCATCTCTATTCCCGAAGCCGCCAGTGATGCCATGTTGCATCGTATCTACTCCATGAGCGAAGAAGCCGGTCGGGTATTCCAGACCCATGCCAACGAGCATCTGGTCGCGGTGGAACGTTCCCTGAATGCTCATGGCCGCCGCCCGATCGAGCATCTGGCTCATATCGGTGCCCTGGGCTCGGCCTCCTTGCTGGCCCATGCCACCTTGGTCACCCCCAGCGAAGTCCGTCTGCTGGCCGACTTGAATGCCGCCGTTTCCTACAACCCAGTTGCCAGCGCCTGGAAAGGCAATGCCGTCGCTCCTGCCGAAGCCATGCGTGTTCAAGGCATCCGTCTGGGCATGGGGACGGACGGCACTCGCAGCGATGCCTTCCGCATGATGGATTATGGCGAGGCCGCACAACGCTTTGCCTTCGGCATGATGGTGGGCGACTCCTCTTGCGGCGCGGGTTGGACCTGGCTGGACATGGCAACCCGTGGCGGTGCCGAGGTCGTGGGCCTGGGTACTCAAACTGGGCAGATTCGAGTGGGTGCGCAAGCTGACTTCCTGGTGCTTGACCTGCAGGTGCCTGAAATGACGCCTTCCTGGGATCTGCCTTGGGAGCTGGTTCGGATTGCCGCCCGCGATCAGATCCGGGCTGTGGTGGTCCAAGGCAAGCTGCGCCTCTGGCAAGGCCAGCCCGTAGATTGGGATCCCCTGCCCTTGCTGGAAGAAGTGCGTGAGTTGGCTCGTCATGCGGTCGCGCAATCAGACATCCGCAAACTGCATGCGCCGTCTACCGAGCACCTGGCTCGTCGCGCAGCACAAGAAAAGGCCTTGGCATGA
- a CDS encoding sulfite exporter TauE/SafE family protein → MTAGLLIAFAAVLAGAFIQGASGMGFALIVVPVLALVHPEAIPGALLFLMLPLNAYVAWREREGIDRTGAGWITVGRFAGTFAGLGILLVLSTYWLNQFVGISTLLAVLASVLAPSFTPGKKAFIATGLVTGITETATGIGGPPLALVYQHAPVATLRSTVALCFLVGEVISLLVLGISGALKWSHLSYAVLCLPALLLGMGLSSLVHHRLDQRRLRIGVLIFATVSGLAVMLT, encoded by the coding sequence ATGACGGCTGGTTTGCTGATTGCTTTTGCCGCCGTGTTGGCAGGTGCCTTTATCCAGGGAGCCAGCGGCATGGGTTTTGCCCTGATTGTGGTTCCGGTGTTGGCTTTGGTTCATCCCGAAGCCATACCCGGCGCCCTGTTGTTCCTGATGCTGCCACTGAATGCCTATGTTGCCTGGCGTGAACGCGAGGGGATTGATCGCACCGGTGCGGGCTGGATCACCGTCGGACGTTTTGCGGGGACATTTGCCGGTTTGGGGATTTTGCTGGTGCTATCGACTTACTGGTTAAACCAATTTGTCGGCATCAGCACCTTGCTCGCGGTGCTGGCTTCAGTGCTGGCACCCAGCTTCACGCCCGGTAAAAAAGCGTTTATTGCCACAGGCCTGGTCACCGGCATCACTGAAACCGCAACCGGTATTGGTGGCCCACCCTTGGCTCTGGTGTACCAGCATGCCCCCGTCGCGACTCTGCGCTCAACCGTCGCCTTGTGCTTTCTGGTGGGGGAAGTGATCTCGCTGCTCGTGCTGGGCATCTCCGGCGCACTGAAGTGGTCCCACCTGAGCTACGCCGTTTTATGCCTGCCCGCATTGTTATTAGGCATGGGATTAAGCAGCCTGGTTCATCACAGGCTGGATCAACGCCGTCTGCGTATTGGGGTTCTGATATTTGCGACCGTCTCCGGTCTTGCCGTTATGCTGACTTAA
- a CDS encoding LysE family translocator, with the protein MSSNVFWLFLPACFALNMAFGPNNLLSMTVGAKQGIPTALVAAMGRLVAFAIMIVVAALGMGTLLMVSETAFTVVKFAGAAYLIWLGIKVLRASGKSSAEQTKLNKSDVWGLVRQEFFVAMGNPKAILIFTAFFPQFVDMNNYWSSFLTQGVIFLLLEVIAIAAYAYVGTRLSGVMQNARGLRWVNRISGSMMIGFGVILAMARRS; encoded by the coding sequence ATGAGTTCTAATGTGTTCTGGTTGTTTTTACCCGCCTGTTTTGCCCTGAATATGGCCTTTGGTCCCAATAATCTGCTGTCCATGACGGTAGGGGCCAAGCAAGGGATACCGACTGCCCTGGTGGCAGCTATGGGGCGTCTGGTCGCTTTTGCCATCATGATTGTGGTGGCAGCCTTGGGGATGGGAACCTTGTTGATGGTCTCGGAAACGGCCTTTACCGTGGTCAAGTTCGCGGGGGCGGCATACTTGATTTGGCTGGGCATTAAGGTGCTGCGTGCCAGTGGTAAATCGTCCGCTGAACAAACAAAACTGAACAAGAGTGATGTCTGGGGTTTGGTACGCCAGGAGTTCTTCGTGGCGATGGGTAACCCTAAAGCCATTCTGATCTTCACTGCTTTTTTCCCGCAGTTTGTGGATATGAATAATTATTGGTCTAGCTTCCTGACACAGGGCGTGATTTTCCTGCTGCTGGAAGTGATCGCGATTGCAGCCTATGCTTATGTGGGCACGCGTCTGTCAGGCGTGATGCAAAATGCGCGTGGCCTGCGTTGGGTGAACCGTATTAGCGGCAGCATGATGATAGGTTTTGGTGTGATCCTGGCCATGGCCCGACGTTCCTGA
- the benB gene encoding benzoate 1,2-dioxygenase small subunit, translating to MNATYHSICAFLYREARFLDDRQWDEWLECYSPNVQYWMPCWDDDDQLTEDPHSEISLIFYPNRNGLEDRVFRIKTERSGASTPEPRTAHMLSNIEILAEREGQVDVRYNFLTLNHRYRVTDQFFGTIYLTLSRQEQGWLIEQKKVVLKNDYIRQVIDVYHI from the coding sequence ATGAACGCGACTTATCACTCTATTTGCGCTTTTCTGTATCGCGAAGCCCGTTTTCTGGATGACCGCCAGTGGGATGAATGGCTGGAGTGCTATAGCCCTAACGTCCAATACTGGATGCCTTGCTGGGACGATGATGATCAACTGACCGAAGATCCGCACAGCGAGATTTCCTTGATTTTTTATCCCAACCGCAATGGTCTGGAGGATCGGGTATTCCGCATCAAGACCGAGCGCTCCGGTGCCTCCACGCCCGAGCCGCGTACCGCTCATATGCTCAGCAATATCGAGATTTTGGCCGAGCGTGAGGGGCAGGTGGACGTCCGCTACAACTTTTTGACACTGAACCATCGCTACCGGGTGACGGATCAATTCTTCGGCACGATTTATCTGACTTTGTCACGTCAGGAGCAGGGCTGGTTGATTGAGCAAAAGAAGGTGGTGCTCAAAAACGACTACATCCGTCAAGTGATTGATGTGTATCACATTTAA
- a CDS encoding LacI family DNA-binding transcriptional regulator — protein sequence MPRSSAISSRRITIRDVAKAAGVSLTTVSHALNDRGVVDPLTRAKVKQIAADMGYRPNVRAQRLRSGAANSIALVSSMPFAVSGGVSRLGFMMEVAGIAAEAAMRRGLALVFVPPLENAQAFLEGLDIDGAILLEPMTDDPNVRLLQERGVALVSIGRQGGTADSIPFIDLQSTATAHLLLNHLWEQGRRRIALVQSSAARDSYASHKKAYENFAAAHAMPVRYMQVEESLGEAGGFDACTRLLAQYPDTDALCVPVDAFAVGALAAVQQAGLRVPQDVMIATRYDGLRARTAEPALTAVDLHLEQVATLAVELLFEHLSGDKSRLSALGPKPELRARASTQLDV from the coding sequence TTGCCACGTTCATCTGCTATCTCTTCTCGTCGTATCACTATCCGCGATGTCGCCAAAGCGGCAGGGGTGTCGTTGACCACTGTCTCGCATGCCTTGAATGACAGAGGTGTGGTGGACCCACTTACACGTGCCAAGGTCAAGCAGATCGCGGCTGATATGGGCTACCGGCCCAATGTGCGGGCGCAGCGTTTGCGCTCGGGGGCGGCCAACAGCATAGCGCTGGTATCGTCCATGCCGTTTGCTGTGTCGGGCGGTGTGTCGCGTTTGGGTTTCATGATGGAAGTGGCGGGGATTGCGGCCGAAGCGGCCATGAGGCGCGGTCTGGCTCTGGTGTTCGTGCCCCCCTTGGAAAATGCCCAGGCCTTTTTGGAGGGGCTGGATATTGATGGGGCGATTTTGTTGGAGCCCATGACGGATGATCCCAATGTGCGCTTATTGCAGGAGCGTGGCGTGGCTTTGGTGTCGATTGGGCGTCAGGGTGGCACTGCGGACAGCATTCCCTTTATTGATCTACAGTCCACCGCAACCGCGCATCTGCTGTTGAACCATTTGTGGGAACAGGGGCGGCGACGTATTGCTTTGGTGCAAAGCAGCGCCGCGCGAGACTCTTATGCCAGTCATAAAAAGGCCTACGAGAACTTCGCCGCCGCGCACGCCATGCCGGTGCGCTATATGCAGGTAGAGGAAAGCTTGGGTGAAGCGGGTGGGTTTGATGCCTGCACTCGGCTTTTGGCACAGTATCCCGATACGGATGCCTTATGTGTGCCTGTGGATGCTTTCGCGGTGGGCGCTTTGGCCGCGGTCCAGCAAGCCGGTTTGCGCGTCCCGCAAGATGTGATGATTGCGACCCGTTACGACGGTTTGCGTGCTCGTACCGCAGAACCCGCTCTGACCGCTGTGGATCTGCATCTGGAACAAGTGGCGACCTTGGCGGTAGAGCTGCTGTTTGAGCATTTGTCGGGCGATAAGAGCCGCCTGTCGGCGTTGGGCCCAAAGCCGGAGCTAAGGGCCCGTGCCTCTACACAGTTGGATGTTTAA